In a genomic window of Thiosocius teredinicola:
- the tssB gene encoding type VI secretion system contractile sheath small subunit, translated as MIGNREIEMAKKESVQKRLQKVRPPRVQLTYDVEIGDAIEQKEIPFVVGVLGDFSGQSEKDQGKLRDRKFVNVDMDNLDDVIGSIAPRAAYRVKNKLTDEGGEIGIDLTFDKFEDFRPEAVVQNVEPLRKLMEARSKLADLRNKMAGNEKLEDLLSDVLQSTEQLQKLGKKEED; from the coding sequence GTGATCGGAAATCGGGAGATTGAGATGGCAAAAAAAGAAAGCGTTCAGAAGCGGTTGCAGAAGGTGCGTCCGCCGCGTGTCCAGCTTACCTACGATGTCGAGATCGGCGATGCAATCGAACAGAAAGAGATTCCGTTCGTTGTTGGTGTGCTTGGTGATTTCTCCGGTCAGAGCGAGAAAGATCAAGGCAAACTTCGCGATCGTAAATTTGTAAACGTGGACATGGACAATCTGGATGATGTGATTGGCAGCATTGCTCCGCGCGCCGCTTATCGCGTCAAGAACAAGTTGACTGACGAAGGTGGTGAGATCGGGATCGATCTTACCTTCGACAAGTTCGAAGATTTTCGTCCGGAAGCGGTTGTGCAGAACGTTGAGCCCCTACGCAAGCTCATGGAGGCGAGATCCAAACTCGCCGATCTGCGCAACAAAATGGCGGGCAATGAAAAGCTTGAGGATCTACTGAGTGACGTGCTGCAAAGTACCGAACAGCTGCAGAAACTCGGCAAGAAGGAGGAAGACTGA
- a CDS encoding tetratricopeptide repeat protein — MSDEERTRHLTEAELKANELVSAGKYEQAIGILTKAASMHPGRKEPWVNMAKLYFGNAQYGEAIVASEEVLQRDPADSTAKSVRAVSGLRVATESLWDLREDTETTGSARDDAKNLAKVLREILGEEVLVPPIDQERLKKQRMAEEAAVRRAERRARAARRAAREAAKAKAQAEAGKALEDAISDKAPALDGDPFNVLR, encoded by the coding sequence ATGTCCGACGAAGAACGTACACGACATCTCACCGAGGCCGAGCTAAAAGCCAACGAACTGGTTTCTGCCGGCAAATACGAACAGGCAATCGGCATATTGACCAAAGCCGCGAGCATGCATCCCGGGCGGAAAGAACCGTGGGTGAACATGGCAAAGCTGTATTTTGGCAATGCGCAATATGGCGAAGCTATCGTGGCTTCCGAGGAAGTGCTGCAGCGCGACCCGGCCGACAGCACTGCGAAAAGTGTACGCGCCGTTAGCGGGTTGCGCGTAGCCACAGAGTCTCTGTGGGACCTTCGCGAAGACACCGAAACCACCGGTTCCGCACGCGACGATGCGAAGAACCTTGCCAAGGTTCTGCGTGAAATACTGGGTGAGGAAGTGCTCGTTCCGCCGATCGATCAGGAGCGGCTCAAGAAGCAACGCATGGCTGAAGAAGCCGCGGTCCGCCGTGCCGAAAGACGTGCGCGGGCTGCTCGCCGGGCCGCCAGGGAGGCGGCCAAAGCCAAGGCGCAAGCGGAGGCAGGCAAGGCGCTGGAAGATGCGATCAGCGATAAAGCACCGGCACTCGACGGTGATCCCTTTAACGTGTTGCGCTAG
- the tssJ gene encoding type VI secretion system lipoprotein TssJ, with protein MQGQPRQSANSIRRWLTLVCFLPLLYGCVTTVATEVAGAALGAAMKSVGLTPPDPNAPRPMLVTLSAGELLNATESGESLSLVVRLYQLRNEAGFSTLPYAKVGNEDSEKAVISEDLVNVRELTLIPGKTYQLEEQVEPGVKVIGVVALFRDPAPNRWKLAFNRETSEETGIAVGFHSCAMTVAEGELTDAGATDATRSLSGIRCF; from the coding sequence GTGCAAGGACAGCCACGACAAAGCGCCAATTCGATACGGCGTTGGTTAACACTAGTCTGCTTCTTACCGCTTCTATACGGCTGCGTAACCACAGTTGCCACTGAGGTTGCCGGGGCTGCTTTGGGTGCGGCAATGAAGTCTGTCGGCCTTACGCCGCCGGACCCGAACGCACCGCGTCCGATGCTGGTCACGCTTTCGGCCGGCGAGCTGTTGAACGCGACTGAATCGGGCGAGTCACTCTCTCTCGTCGTTCGCTTGTATCAACTGCGAAACGAGGCAGGATTTTCGACACTGCCCTATGCGAAGGTCGGTAACGAGGATTCAGAGAAAGCCGTTATTTCCGAAGATCTGGTAAACGTGCGCGAACTGACGCTTATCCCGGGCAAGACCTATCAGCTCGAAGAGCAGGTGGAACCCGGCGTCAAGGTCATCGGCGTTGTCGCCCTGTTTAGAGATCCGGCACCGAACCGTTGGAAGCTGGCGTTCAACCGCGAGACATCTGAAGAAACCGGCATCGCCGTCGGTTTCCATAGCTGTGCCATGACCGTCGCCGAAGGTGAACTGACTGATGCGGGCGCCACGGATGCCACCCGCTCCCTTAGCGGCATTCGCTGCTTTTAG
- the tssK gene encoding type VI secretion system baseplate subunit TssK, whose protein sequence is MKQAKILWGEGLFLRPQHFQQQDAYHESLVSDALLTAQPFGWGVRHLVVDNDALRGGILRIDHIDAVLPDGESYIAPDRDLLPPPVALDEIVGDESTEFRLALHQMRQHGGNSVPEDNEQEQRRYVVSHQNSADLFTDAAEAEIPVLKKAARLKPADDPLDQYVSMALLRVRKTPASGFELDTAYMPPTLSIGAAPMIMLQLRRLLDALQAKVNALYGFHREPSKNIIEFRSGDIASFWLLHTISSAVASLAHLHQNPVLHPERLFQEQLRLAGGLLTFSKTYSLADLPTYDHAHPGSGFLKLDQILRDLLDTVISTRYFRIALTETKPAFHAGRLDSEKINDKTAFYLGVSAAQPLPKLIESVPVRMKIGAPDDVEKLVLSAMHGVKLVHAAQVPPAIPVRPGACYFSLDPRSPLYERMLQAQSVTIYAPEGFDDLSLELIAVNA, encoded by the coding sequence GTGAAACAGGCAAAGATTCTTTGGGGCGAAGGACTCTTCCTCAGACCTCAGCACTTTCAACAACAGGACGCCTACCACGAATCACTGGTGAGTGATGCGTTGCTGACGGCCCAACCCTTCGGATGGGGTGTGCGTCATCTGGTTGTCGACAATGACGCCCTCAGGGGCGGCATACTGCGTATCGATCACATCGATGCCGTCTTGCCCGACGGCGAAAGCTATATAGCCCCCGATAGAGACCTCTTACCACCGCCGGTGGCGCTTGACGAAATTGTCGGCGACGAGTCCACCGAGTTCCGCCTGGCCCTACATCAGATGCGGCAGCACGGCGGAAACTCAGTACCCGAAGACAACGAGCAGGAGCAACGTCGCTACGTCGTCTCACATCAGAACAGCGCCGACCTCTTCACCGACGCGGCAGAAGCCGAGATTCCCGTACTCAAGAAAGCAGCACGCTTGAAACCCGCCGACGACCCGCTCGACCAATATGTTTCTATGGCACTGTTGCGCGTGCGCAAGACGCCGGCCAGCGGATTCGAACTGGATACGGCTTACATGCCCCCTACCCTGTCTATCGGTGCCGCACCGATGATCATGTTGCAGCTGAGGCGATTGCTCGATGCCTTGCAAGCCAAGGTCAACGCCCTGTACGGCTTCCACCGAGAGCCATCAAAAAACATCATCGAGTTTCGTTCTGGCGATATCGCATCGTTCTGGTTGTTGCACACGATCAGCAGTGCCGTTGCATCGCTCGCGCACCTGCATCAGAACCCGGTGCTTCATCCTGAACGGCTGTTTCAGGAACAGTTGCGCCTCGCGGGCGGCCTGCTGACATTCTCGAAAACCTATTCGTTGGCCGACCTTCCGACGTACGATCACGCCCATCCCGGCTCCGGTTTTCTCAAACTCGACCAGATACTGCGTGACCTGCTCGATACGGTCATCTCGACGCGATACTTCAGAATTGCGTTGACCGAAACCAAACCTGCTTTTCATGCCGGGCGCCTCGATTCGGAAAAGATCAACGACAAGACTGCTTTCTATCTTGGCGTGTCGGCCGCTCAACCTTTGCCGAAGCTTATCGAATCGGTGCCGGTGCGTATGAAGATCGGTGCGCCCGATGACGTCGAGAAACTCGTCCTTTCGGCAATGCATGGCGTGAAGCTGGTGCATGCGGCCCAGGTTCCGCCGGCCATACCAGTACGCCCGGGGGCTTGCTATTTTTCGCTGGATCCGCGCAGTCCGCTCTATGAACGGATGCTGCAAGCCCAGTCTGTCACCATCTATGCCCCAGAAGGCTTCGATGACCTTTCACTTGAACTGATCGCGGTGAACGCATGA
- a CDS encoding DotU family type IV/VI secretion system protein, with protein MSSVATLYADPPVETTAPADRHEVETLADLLYEGFYLSYLLRNGWEPTSAASFVDRVSRFLDDFERRATRHDFAAADIYDAKYAFCATIDEAVLSTPGHIRDEWERQPLQLTLFGDQLAGEHFYDKLEEARRDGHNRLPALEVFHLCLLLGFKGKYLLEGPEKLSYFTRQLGEQIAHLKGQRAPFAPHWQAPDRIAHRLRRNFPAWALASVLALSGLLAYIGLRDYSADQTAAALSPYQNLVSLPPRAPYLQITLP; from the coding sequence ATGAGCTCTGTCGCCACCCTGTACGCCGACCCACCAGTCGAAACCACAGCACCCGCTGATCGCCATGAAGTCGAAACGCTTGCCGATCTACTCTACGAGGGGTTCTATCTGAGCTACCTGCTGCGCAACGGCTGGGAACCCACGAGCGCAGCGAGCTTCGTCGATCGCGTGAGCCGCTTTCTGGATGATTTCGAACGTCGCGCAACACGACACGATTTCGCGGCCGCCGATATCTACGATGCCAAGTATGCTTTCTGCGCCACCATCGATGAGGCCGTACTTTCGACACCCGGACATATCCGGGATGAATGGGAACGCCAGCCGCTGCAACTCACCTTGTTCGGCGATCAGCTCGCCGGCGAGCATTTTTACGACAAGCTCGAAGAAGCCCGCCGGGATGGTCACAATCGCTTGCCGGCACTCGAAGTGTTTCACCTTTGCCTGTTGCTCGGCTTTAAAGGCAAGTATCTGCTCGAAGGACCGGAAAAGCTGAGCTATTTCACGCGCCAGTTAGGCGAGCAGATAGCCCATCTCAAGGGGCAGCGAGCACCATTCGCACCGCATTGGCAGGCACCTGACCGAATCGCCCATCGCCTGCGACGCAACTTCCCCGCATGGGCATTGGCCTCAGTGCTGGCACTGTCCGGACTGTTGGCATACATCGGTCTGCGCGACTATTCGGCCGACCAGACTGCCGCGGCGCTGAGCCCGTATCAAAACCTGGTTTCACTGCCACCGCGCGCACCGTACCTGCAGATCACTCTGCCCTGA
- a CDS encoding type VI secretion system Vgr family protein: MDRSFFPDLLSQQNRLIEIATALPEAALLVERFHGREAVFENFVFEIDCVSTSANLELKTLIGEEVTLYLLQADDSKRAWHGYVTEAMQLGADGGLARYRLRIEPWLRFLSYRHNSLVFQDVDIRGICERIFADYPQADWQWDVSQQLRMRSLCVQYRETDLDFVRRLLAEEGLSFRFEHDQQAQAGDEITHARHKLIVFDREAELPDNAQPDIRFHRADAPEVSDSIQLFSETRRVLPNVAIQSSWNYKELVATDAEAGSALENGDLPVLEVYDGSGAYQFESTDAAQLRTDLLLAAHEAGYRRFEGGGSVRQLNEGTVFALSQHEDYVGDDAQFVVLAVEHEGANNLGTQAAKLIEAASIEAGTYRNRFHVQPTGVPIVPLPRSKPSIRPQTALVVGLPDAPLTTERDHRIKVQFAWQRGERPNAGGLTEGIPAETQGNAPGNDQAGTWVRVAEWLAGPNWGSHNLPRLGTEVLVDFVEGDIDRPLVSRQLYNGADMPPFSAGVDASANHPGVLSGWMSHNHNDGFNQWVADDAPDQLRTRFASSYADSQLGLGHLIHQDPRSAQRGAWRGAGFELRSDAWVAVRAGEGLLISATARPQSVSTQMDVAETVGQLRAAEKTAEALSDAAVAQGAKPLASNPDQTTFIDSLDPSKGGKYEGGIGGQAAKKAKPGSRDLGDPTERFEAPFIVSEAPGDIGLSSPASTVLFAGQHIHATVQQDLHTAAAHTFSSAVGQGASWFSHTGGIKTIAAAGEVSLQAHTDELEVLADKSVTVTSSSDEIHILAKDSIVLKAGHSSITIKGGDVTFACPGQFSVKGNWNAFIGPGSRPAVRPPLPSGLEDLQNWIEVSYHEADLKPIAGAKYILTFKDGSVRRGILNDQGMVHLDDVPAGVGKVELVDARKYDPSSASGAQASANKNDWITALKAAASGTASEIS, encoded by the coding sequence ATGGATCGCTCATTCTTCCCTGACCTGCTAAGCCAGCAGAATCGCCTGATTGAGATCGCTACCGCGCTGCCGGAGGCTGCACTTCTGGTCGAGCGCTTCCATGGGCGGGAAGCCGTGTTCGAGAACTTCGTTTTCGAGATCGACTGTGTGTCGACCTCGGCCAACCTCGAACTCAAGACCCTGATCGGCGAAGAAGTCACGCTTTATCTACTGCAAGCAGACGACAGCAAACGTGCATGGCACGGCTATGTCACCGAAGCCATGCAGCTCGGCGCCGACGGCGGTCTCGCACGTTACCGACTGCGTATAGAACCCTGGTTGCGATTCCTCTCGTACCGGCACAACAGCCTGGTCTTTCAGGATGTCGACATCCGCGGCATCTGCGAGCGGATCTTCGCCGACTACCCCCAAGCCGACTGGCAGTGGGACGTCAGCCAACAACTTCGCATGCGCAGCCTGTGTGTCCAATACCGCGAAACGGACCTCGACTTCGTCCGCCGCCTGTTGGCCGAAGAAGGCCTGTCGTTTCGTTTTGAACACGACCAGCAGGCGCAGGCCGGCGACGAGATCACGCATGCGCGCCACAAGCTGATCGTTTTCGATCGCGAGGCCGAGCTGCCGGACAACGCCCAACCGGATATCCGCTTCCACCGCGCCGATGCCCCGGAGGTCAGCGACAGTATCCAGCTGTTTAGCGAAACCCGCAGGGTGCTGCCCAATGTCGCAATTCAAAGCAGCTGGAACTACAAAGAACTGGTCGCAACCGATGCTGAAGCCGGCAGCGCGCTCGAGAACGGCGATTTGCCGGTGCTCGAAGTCTACGACGGCTCGGGCGCTTACCAATTCGAGTCCACTGATGCCGCCCAACTACGCACCGACCTGTTGTTGGCCGCGCACGAAGCGGGCTACCGACGCTTCGAAGGCGGCGGCAGCGTGCGCCAGCTCAACGAGGGTACCGTCTTCGCCCTGAGCCAGCACGAAGACTATGTGGGCGACGATGCTCAGTTTGTTGTCTTGGCGGTTGAACACGAAGGTGCCAACAATCTCGGCACGCAAGCGGCCAAACTGATCGAGGCCGCGAGTATCGAGGCGGGCACCTATCGCAACCGCTTTCATGTCCAGCCCACTGGTGTGCCGATTGTGCCGCTACCGCGGTCCAAGCCGTCGATTCGACCACAGACAGCCCTGGTTGTCGGCCTGCCCGATGCGCCGCTGACGACCGAGCGCGACCACCGCATCAAGGTGCAGTTCGCCTGGCAGCGCGGCGAGCGGCCCAATGCTGGCGGGCTGACCGAAGGCATACCGGCCGAAACTCAAGGCAATGCGCCCGGCAACGACCAGGCAGGTACCTGGGTGCGTGTCGCCGAATGGCTGGCTGGCCCGAATTGGGGCAGCCATAACCTGCCACGCCTCGGAACCGAGGTGCTGGTCGACTTTGTTGAAGGCGACATCGACCGACCACTGGTCAGCCGGCAGCTCTATAACGGGGCCGACATGCCACCCTTCTCGGCCGGGGTCGATGCCAGCGCCAACCATCCCGGCGTACTCTCCGGCTGGATGAGCCACAATCATAACGATGGCTTCAACCAATGGGTGGCCGACGATGCCCCCGATCAGCTGCGCACGCGCTTCGCCAGTAGCTATGCGGATAGCCAGCTTGGTCTCGGTCACCTGATCCACCAGGATCCACGCTCAGCACAACGCGGCGCATGGCGGGGCGCGGGCTTCGAACTGCGCTCGGATGCCTGGGTGGCAGTACGTGCCGGTGAAGGCCTGCTGATCTCGGCCACCGCTCGACCCCAGAGTGTTTCAACGCAGATGGATGTCGCTGAAACCGTCGGCCAGCTACGTGCAGCAGAGAAGACCGCCGAAGCCCTCTCCGACGCAGCGGTTGCGCAAGGCGCCAAACCGCTGGCCAGCAATCCCGACCAAACCACCTTCATCGACAGCCTCGATCCCTCCAAGGGAGGCAAATACGAAGGAGGTATTGGCGGCCAAGCCGCCAAGAAGGCCAAACCGGGCAGTCGTGACCTGGGCGACCCAACAGAACGGTTCGAGGCGCCTTTTATCGTCAGCGAGGCCCCCGGTGACATCGGACTGAGCTCACCGGCAAGCACCGTGTTGTTTGCCGGTCAGCACATCCACGCCACCGTGCAGCAGGATCTGCACACCGCCGCGGCACATACCTTCAGCAGCGCAGTTGGCCAAGGGGCAAGTTGGTTCAGTCACACCGGTGGCATCAAGACCATCGCCGCCGCCGGCGAGGTCAGCCTGCAAGCGCACACGGATGAACTGGAAGTGCTCGCCGACAAGTCCGTGACCGTGACCAGTTCTAGCGACGAGATCCACATTCTCGCCAAAGACAGCATCGTACTGAAGGCCGGACATAGCTCGATCACGATCAAAGGCGGGGATGTGACCTTTGCCTGCCCTGGGCAGTTTTCGGTCAAGGGTAATTGGAATGCGTTTATTGGGCCGGGGAGTCGGCCGGCCGTGCGCCCTCCACTCCCGTCCGGCCTTGAAGACCTCCAGAACTGGATCGAAGTCAGTTACCACGAAGCAGACTTGAAACCAATTGCCGGCGCGAAGTACATCCTGACCTTCAAAGATGGTTCAGTACGGCGCGGCATCTTGAATGACCAAGGCATGGTCCATCTCGATGATGTGCCAGCCGGCGTCGGCAAAGTGGAACTCGTCGATGCACGAAAATACGATCCCAGCTCAGCCTCTGGCGCACAAGCAAGCGCAAACAAGAATGATTGGATAACCGCCCTAAAAGCGGCGGCATCGGGAACTGCATCGGAGATATCTTAA
- a CDS encoding PoNe immunity protein domain-containing protein: protein MSRFEKNKRERFLNENSYNALMKGIASRLNRVEQLFYNELPKRSDAFRMYSQWSATISNEYFEQFVGQYSAGVPIEELGAKFTKVVEVSEADSLPHPVYKTEPFYLDEIDAYYRILALLSLAKLLRYDYLVPRIVELTNVAHDDNRGTDALYETLIDKLGLPSEPAPKVMSMLKAHPILLELTQAPPDKQPKLMAQFLKKWYGSMRGCYWHNRHKRVPQHFSGYWAFESGLVTYLWDIDDSSYRDLPFYPKDLVDYARTHDAVPEPEPDTGQSGTPQRPSIPAGQACPETGWWFTPAKADSRRYFKAGEVMPSIDSDYGETFWQWSPDQSPPKL, encoded by the coding sequence ATGAGCAGATTCGAGAAAAACAAACGTGAACGGTTTTTGAATGAGAATTCTTACAACGCACTTATGAAGGGCATTGCGAGCAGGCTCAACCGCGTAGAACAGCTCTTCTATAACGAACTCCCGAAACGATCTGATGCGTTTCGGATGTATAGTCAGTGGAGTGCAACTATTTCCAACGAGTATTTCGAACAATTTGTTGGGCAGTACTCCGCAGGAGTACCTATAGAGGAATTAGGTGCAAAGTTTACAAAGGTTGTCGAAGTTTCTGAGGCAGATTCTCTGCCTCACCCTGTATATAAAACCGAACCCTTTTATCTAGACGAAATCGATGCCTACTACCGTATTTTAGCGCTGCTCAGTCTCGCGAAGCTGCTGCGCTACGACTATCTCGTCCCACGTATAGTGGAGCTAACCAACGTTGCCCACGATGACAATCGTGGCACCGACGCCCTCTACGAAACCCTGATCGATAAGCTCGGTCTACCCAGTGAGCCGGCACCCAAGGTTATGAGCATGCTCAAGGCTCACCCGATCCTACTGGAACTCACTCAGGCGCCGCCCGATAAACAACCCAAGCTGATGGCCCAGTTCCTCAAAAAGTGGTACGGCTCGATGCGTGGATGCTACTGGCATAACCGTCACAAGCGGGTTCCACAGCACTTTTCCGGCTACTGGGCCTTCGAATCCGGCCTCGTCACCTACCTGTGGGACATCGATGACAGCAGCTATCGCGATCTGCCCTTCTATCCGAAAGACCTCGTCGACTACGCCCGAACACATGACGCAGTGCCTGAGCCAGAGCCCGATACCGGCCAGTCCGGCACGCCCCAACGCCCAAGTATTCCCGCCGGCCAAGCCTGCCCGGAAACGGGTTGGTGGTTTACACCCGCCAAAGCCGATTCCCGCCGCTACTTCAAAGCCGGCGAGGTGATGCCTTCGATTGACAGTGATTATGGTGAAACCTTCTGGCAGTGGTCGCCGGATCAATCTCCGCCGAAACTCTAG
- a CDS encoding contractile injection system protein, VgrG/Pvc8 family, which translates to MHSLCVQYLETDFDFVRRLLAEEGMSFHFEKARAGSVTPVASRPSPPPARSACRRTPMNWKCSPTSP; encoded by the coding sequence ATGCACAGCCTGTGTGTCCAATACCTCGAAACGGATTTCGACTTCGTCCGCCGCCTGTTGGCCGAAGAAGGCATGTCGTTTCATTTTGAAAAGGCGCGAGCTGGTTCAGTCACTCCGGTGGCATCAAGACCATCGCCGCCGCCGGCGAGGTCAGCCTGCAGGCGCACACCAATGAACTGGAAGTGCTCGCCGACAAGCCCGTAA
- a CDS encoding IS3 family transposase (programmed frameshift), whose product MKRKRYTEEQIISILKEHQAGASVPDLARRHGIVENTIYRWKSKYGGMEVSEAKRLRDLEQENAKLKRLLAEAELDKAALKELVEGKVVTAAQRRRAVEHLKDRRFSERRACRVVGFSRSAIWSPLKGCDDTGLRERLKMLAEQYPRYGYPTLHDMLRAAGHVMNHKRTYRIYREEGLQVRTKRRKKLTRPRVPMLVPDKVNQRWSMDFVSDQLANGRRFRVLNVVDDYSRECVLQIVDTSISGHRVARALDQLSRPLPKTIVVDNGPEFTSKAMFFWAKRAKVTPHFIQPGRPTQNAFVESFNGKFRDYCLDLNWFASLEDARETIDAWRDHYNDIGPHRSLGKKPPAVFAQEVA is encoded by the exons ATGAAGCGCAAGCGCTACACAGAAGAACAGATTATCTCGATCCTCAAGGAGCACCAGGCCGGAGCCTCAGTGCCAGACCTGGCCCGTCGCCACGGGATCGTGGAGAACACGATCTACCGCTGGAAATCGAAGTACGGCGGCATGGAGGTCTCGGAAGCCAAGCGGCTGCGGGACCTTGAGCAGGAGAATGCCAAGCTCAAGCGCCTGCTGGCTGAGGCTGAGCTCGACAAAGCCGCGCTCAAGGAGTTGGTGGAGG GGAAAGTGGTGACGGCTGCGCAACGGCGACGGGCCGTAGAACACCTCAAGGATCGCCGTTTCAGTGAACGTCGTGCTTGCCGTGTCGTCGGTTTTAGCCGTTCTGCCATCTGGTCGCCGCTGAAAGGTTGCGATGATACGGGCCTGCGCGAGAGGCTCAAGATGTTGGCCGAGCAATACCCTCGCTATGGTTACCCGACGCTGCATGACATGCTGAGGGCCGCCGGTCACGTGATGAATCACAAACGGACCTACCGGATCTACCGCGAAGAAGGGCTGCAGGTGCGCACCAAGCGCCGTAAGAAGCTGACGAGGCCGCGTGTGCCGATGCTGGTACCAGACAAGGTTAATCAGCGCTGGTCGATGGATTTCGTCTCGGATCAGCTAGCCAATGGGCGGCGCTTCCGCGTCCTCAACGTCGTCGACGATTACTCCCGAGAGTGCGTACTGCAGATCGTCGACACATCGATCTCCGGACACCGGGTTGCTCGTGCTCTTGATCAGCTGAGCAGGCCGTTACCGAAAACCATCGTTGTCGACAATGGCCCAGAGTTCACGTCAAAGGCAATGTTCTTTTGGGCGAAGCGTGCCAAGGTGACGCCGCATTTCATTCAACCCGGCAGGCCCACCCAGAACGCGTTCGTCGAGAGCTTCAACGGCAAGTTCCGAGACTACTGTCTCGATCTGAATTGGTTCGCTAGCTTGGAGGACGCGCGCGAAACGATCGATGCCTGGCGAGACCACTACAACGATATCGGGCCACACCGATCACTGGGCAAGAAACCACCCGCCGTGTTCGCTCAGGAAGTGGCCTGA